One genomic region from Leptospira tipperaryensis encodes:
- the ccoG gene encoding cytochrome c oxidase accessory protein CcoG, with the protein MVISRHITGKIRSARYIVEAILLPIYFLLPWLRWGEHPFIRLDIPNRKFYLLGNIFTPQEGYYLHLFLIGMGLSLFFFTTLIGRVWCGWACPQTVFTDVFDWIGRTILGSKYGKKDAPTFGKILVHFLWILVSVLGALAWVSYFADPYEMLSEVRSSAFLSSPPVWTYFTAFFTATLYLDMAFVREQFCKYACPYARFQTVMMDAHSVNVTYDLKRGEPRRKAGVQEGDCTACNLCLVVCPTGIDIREGTNVGCIACGKCVDACTKTMGKEGKKTLIGYMSETQANQPGAKVNWIRPRSLVYGTLLLCVLAAAGTLLYNRVPLYANILPDRIIQPMEVPGGLVRNFYNGHLLNLTFEERELKVEIANSTLSSPVHILLGGTEKPAIQVLGNDSQDFRIILETVALPQDQSKPTHQISLRITDLKNPNFQLQKTIPFRIPIK; encoded by the coding sequence GTGGTCATCTCCAGGCACATTACTGGTAAGATTCGTTCGGCGAGATACATAGTAGAGGCGATCTTACTTCCCATTTATTTTCTTCTTCCCTGGCTTCGTTGGGGAGAACATCCCTTCATCCGACTCGACATTCCAAACCGAAAGTTTTATCTTCTTGGAAATATTTTTACTCCGCAAGAAGGATACTACCTTCACCTTTTCCTGATCGGAATGGGACTTTCCTTATTTTTCTTTACGACTCTGATCGGAAGAGTCTGGTGCGGATGGGCTTGTCCACAGACCGTTTTCACCGATGTCTTTGACTGGATCGGAAGAACGATCCTCGGTTCCAAATACGGAAAAAAAGACGCACCTACTTTCGGAAAAATCCTTGTACACTTTCTCTGGATTCTCGTGAGCGTTCTCGGTGCACTCGCCTGGGTTTCGTATTTCGCGGATCCGTACGAAATGTTAAGCGAAGTCCGATCTTCCGCGTTTCTGTCAAGTCCGCCGGTATGGACCTACTTCACCGCATTCTTCACGGCTACCTTGTATCTGGACATGGCTTTTGTTAGAGAACAGTTTTGCAAATACGCATGTCCTTATGCGAGATTCCAAACGGTCATGATGGATGCACATTCCGTAAATGTAACTTACGATCTAAAACGCGGAGAACCCAGACGAAAAGCAGGAGTTCAGGAAGGAGATTGCACGGCGTGTAATCTTTGTTTGGTGGTCTGTCCGACTGGAATCGATATCCGTGAAGGCACCAACGTCGGTTGTATTGCTTGCGGAAAATGTGTGGATGCTTGTACAAAAACCATGGGAAAAGAAGGGAAAAAAACTCTTATCGGATACATGTCCGAAACCCAGGCGAATCAACCCGGCGCCAAGGTAAATTGGATCCGTCCAAGAAGTTTGGTCTATGGAACTCTCCTACTTTGTGTGTTGGCGGCGGCGGGAACGCTCCTTTACAATCGGGTTCCTCTCTACGCAAACATACTTCCGGATCGAATCATCCAACCGATGGAAGTTCCCGGAGGTTTGGTAAGAAATTTTTACAACGGACATCTCTTGAATCTAACGTTTGAAGAGCGGGAACTCAAAGTTGAAATCGCAAACAGCACCCTCAGCTCTCCCGTACATATATTGTTAGGCGGAACGGAAAAGCCTGCGATTCAAGTTTTAGGAAACGATTCACAGGATTTTAGAATCATCTTAGAAACGGTGGCTCTTCCACAAGACCAGTCTAAACCGACACATCAAATTTCTCTAAGAATCACCGATTTAAAAAATCCGAACTTTCAGTTACAAAAGACGATTCCCTTTCGAATCCCGATCAAATAA
- a CDS encoding FixH family protein → MALHKSMKLAFVWIGVAFVALIAATVVTIRYASEGYTGPIEKGYYEKGLNYEKSILEQRKMIAEGYSYESKLFTSSPDLKKGKNLVSIQFRKSGAPITGAKLQILIERSATDEWNRSLSMIEDPKNKGNYQGSIDIPEEGLWILSLQGETEGRILQKTVEVKIQ, encoded by the coding sequence ATGGCATTACACAAAAGTATGAAACTCGCCTTTGTTTGGATCGGGGTCGCATTTGTTGCCTTGATCGCCGCGACCGTAGTCACGATACGATACGCAAGCGAAGGATATACCGGACCGATCGAAAAAGGATATTATGAAAAAGGATTGAATTACGAAAAGTCGATCCTCGAACAAAGAAAGATGATCGCCGAAGGATATTCGTACGAGAGTAAACTTTTTACGTCTTCTCCGGACTTAAAAAAAGGAAAAAACTTAGTTTCGATTCAATTCCGAAAATCCGGAGCGCCGATCACCGGAGCCAAACTTCAGATTTTGATCGAAAGATCCGCGACGGATGAGTGGAATCGATCTCTGAGTATGATCGAAGATCCAAAGAACAAGGGAAACTACCAAGGATCGATCGACATTCCGGAAGAAGGACTTTGGATTCTCAGTCTTCAAGGTGAGACCGAAGGAAGAATTCTTCAAAAAACCGTGGAAGTAAAAATTCAATAG
- a CDS encoding heavy metal translocating P-type ATPase: protein METLFQVTNCYHCNTPIRTEKELIRGELGGRTESFCCSGCRSLATLLVNNGLTQFYTLRGSEKLESVNTERKNRENLETESIYQEYVIQKKEGICETFITIGKIHCSACVWLNEKVLGDHKGILEARINFATGRMKLVYDRSLVDLNEIFSVITSIGYEPSLYSPLKAETGVSRFSKDLFYRMALAGFSWGNIMLFSIGLYAGYFSGIEIEFKRLFHYVSWIFATPVYLYSGYPFFKGAKESIKRRMLTMDTLLFSGVSLAYFYSIYVTLTDHGEVYFDSVCTIYFFILIGKFLESAIRLKAGRKVGELLSTLPQEYTVLRNSVETQIAPSAIQVEERILLKNGNRVPVDGILQSATAYFDESFLTGESKPVTHKIGDMILSGSLCLSTNAELLATTTAKESTLSRISALIESSLQAKPGIQRTTDRFSTYFIQIVLGIAVATFCIYGFYFQNWEAAVLNTISVLIVACPCALGLAVPAAYVVSNLLHSSKGILVKNPDSLEILSRADQIYFDKTGTLTTGKLSIQEERFLSQDERLRIYSLILSLESGSTHPLAESLKKEIGKKLKNQNQEPIQYTWKEILEIPGSGMEGRLIGENVSYRIGNLHFVSQGYLKQDGKIYLGKEGNLLASFVLEDSVRPETKSTVERLKHTFGYLGILSGDSKSKVESLATAVGIDHPLFELKPEEKLKVIQKAQNEGKTVVMVGDGINDSACLAAANLGISMGIASDLSIDKSDLVLISNQLDSIISAVKISKKTRNIVFQNILISLIYNSIMLPLAAFGFMLPVICAGFMTLSSLSVVLNSISLQWRTKL from the coding sequence ATGGAAACGTTGTTTCAAGTTACAAACTGCTATCATTGCAATACTCCGATCCGTACGGAAAAAGAGCTGATCCGAGGAGAACTGGGTGGCCGTACGGAATCGTTTTGTTGCAGCGGATGCAGAAGCCTCGCGACCCTTTTGGTAAACAACGGTCTCACTCAGTTTTATACTCTGAGAGGTTCTGAAAAACTCGAATCCGTAAATACCGAAAGAAAAAACCGAGAAAACTTGGAAACCGAATCCATATATCAAGAATATGTAATACAAAAAAAAGAAGGCATCTGCGAAACGTTCATTACCATCGGAAAAATTCACTGTTCCGCCTGTGTCTGGTTAAACGAAAAGGTTCTCGGCGATCACAAAGGAATTCTCGAAGCCAGAATCAATTTTGCGACCGGAAGAATGAAACTCGTTTACGATCGAAGTTTAGTCGACCTCAATGAGATATTTTCGGTTATCACGAGCATAGGCTACGAACCTTCTCTTTATTCTCCTCTCAAGGCGGAAACAGGAGTTTCTCGATTTTCTAAAGATTTATTTTACCGCATGGCCCTCGCCGGTTTTTCTTGGGGCAACATTATGCTCTTTAGCATCGGATTGTATGCGGGTTATTTTTCGGGAATCGAAATCGAATTCAAACGACTCTTCCATTACGTTTCTTGGATATTCGCGACGCCGGTTTATCTCTACTCGGGTTATCCTTTTTTCAAAGGCGCGAAGGAATCGATCAAAAGAAGAATGCTTACGATGGACACTCTTCTTTTTTCCGGGGTTTCTCTCGCCTATTTCTACAGCATCTACGTGACGTTAACCGATCATGGAGAAGTCTATTTTGATTCCGTCTGTACGATTTATTTCTTTATTCTGATCGGAAAGTTTTTAGAATCCGCGATCCGTTTGAAAGCGGGAAGAAAGGTCGGAGAACTTTTGTCCACCCTTCCTCAAGAATATACGGTCCTACGCAACTCCGTCGAAACTCAGATTGCACCGAGCGCGATTCAAGTGGAGGAAAGAATTCTTCTTAAAAACGGAAACAGAGTTCCCGTGGACGGTATTCTACAATCCGCTACCGCCTACTTTGACGAATCCTTTTTAACGGGAGAATCCAAGCCGGTCACGCATAAAATCGGAGATATGATCCTTTCGGGTTCTTTGTGTCTTAGTACAAACGCGGAGCTCCTCGCGACTACGACCGCAAAGGAAAGCACGCTTTCAAGAATCTCAGCGCTCATCGAATCCTCGCTTCAGGCAAAACCCGGAATCCAAAGAACCACGGATCGATTTTCAACTTATTTTATACAGATCGTTTTAGGAATCGCAGTTGCAACTTTTTGCATATACGGATTCTATTTTCAAAACTGGGAAGCCGCGGTGCTCAATACGATCAGCGTCCTGATCGTCGCGTGTCCTTGCGCGCTCGGGCTCGCCGTTCCAGCGGCTTACGTGGTGAGCAACTTACTCCACAGTTCGAAAGGAATCCTCGTAAAAAATCCGGATTCTTTGGAAATCCTGAGCCGAGCGGACCAGATCTATTTTGATAAGACTGGAACTTTGACAACGGGAAAACTTTCCATCCAAGAAGAACGTTTTTTAAGTCAGGACGAAAGACTTCGAATCTATTCCCTCATCCTTTCTTTGGAATCCGGTTCCACACATCCACTCGCGGAAAGTTTAAAAAAAGAGATCGGAAAAAAATTAAAAAACCAAAATCAAGAACCGATCCAATACACTTGGAAGGAAATTTTAGAAATCCCAGGATCCGGAATGGAAGGCAGACTGATCGGAGAAAACGTTTCGTATCGAATCGGAAATCTTCATTTCGTATCGCAAGGATATCTCAAACAAGACGGTAAGATTTATCTGGGCAAAGAAGGAAATCTTCTCGCGAGTTTTGTATTGGAAGATTCGGTTCGTCCGGAAACAAAAAGTACGGTCGAAAGATTAAAACATACTTTTGGTTATCTCGGAATTCTTTCAGGAGATTCCAAATCCAAAGTAGAATCCTTGGCGACCGCCGTGGGAATCGATCATCCTCTTTTCGAACTCAAGCCCGAAGAAAAACTTAAGGTGATTCAAAAAGCTCAAAACGAAGGAAAAACCGTCGTCATGGTAGGAGACGGAATCAACGATTCCGCGTGTTTGGCTGCGGCCAATCTCGGAATTTCCATGGGAATCGCCTCGGATCTTTCCATCGATAAATCCGATCTGGTTCTGATCAGCAATCAATTGGATTCGATCATTTCGGCCGTGAAAATTTCCAAAAAAACAAGAAATATCGTATTTCAGAATATTCTAATTTCATTAATTTACAATTCGATCATGTTGCCCCTGGCCGCTTTCGGCTTTATGCTTCCGGTTATCTGCGCCGGTTTTATGACCTTGAGCTCCCTTTCCGTAGTTTTGAATTCGATCTCGTTACAGTGGAGAACCAAATTATGA
- the ccoS gene encoding cbb3-type cytochrome oxidase assembly protein CcoS, with amino-acid sequence MNALYLTIPLAMLIALGALVVFFWSLKSGQYEDIEGPKYRMLFDDDDEKKPVLKEGEHKHAE; translated from the coding sequence ATGAACGCACTCTATCTTACGATTCCACTCGCTATGCTCATCGCACTCGGGGCCTTGGTAGTATTCTTCTGGTCCTTAAAATCCGGTCAGTATGAAGACATCGAAGGTCCGAAATACAGAATGTTATTTGACGACGACGATGAAAAAAAACCGGTTTTGAAAGAGGGAGAACACAAACATGCAGAATGA
- a CDS encoding sulfite exporter TauE/SafE family protein, with the protein MQNELFLTTLSIAFIHGITSSLHCLGMCGPFAGTLNLANRDQKYKTNLFYNLGRWISYSTLGAIFGILGSGLNLAGKLISLQEFAAVISGIFIIGFGLSLIQNGTPERSGFYQKILNRFAGPLLASLKQGKNLPTTSMAFGMVTGLLPCAVLYPAFSLALATGSASSGWLVMSIFFLGTFPALFLFGVGFRNLLVNLPQSIIRYGGIVIVFVGISMIFFRLGHSHSEHEHSPNSHSMEEHSSPKEDHSHHH; encoded by the coding sequence ATGCAGAATGAATTGTTTTTAACCACACTCTCCATCGCCTTTATCCATGGAATCACGAGTTCGTTACACTGTCTCGGAATGTGCGGTCCTTTTGCGGGAACTCTAAACCTCGCCAACCGGGATCAAAAATACAAAACTAATCTTTTTTACAATCTGGGAAGATGGATCTCCTATTCTACGTTAGGCGCCATCTTTGGAATTTTAGGCTCTGGTTTAAACCTCGCCGGAAAGTTGATCTCTCTACAGGAATTTGCCGCCGTGATCTCCGGAATCTTTATCATCGGATTCGGGCTCAGTCTGATTCAAAACGGAACTCCGGAACGATCCGGCTTCTATCAGAAAATTCTAAATCGATTTGCGGGACCGTTACTCGCTTCTCTAAAACAAGGAAAGAACCTTCCCACGACTTCGATGGCTTTCGGAATGGTAACCGGGCTTTTGCCTTGTGCGGTTTTGTATCCGGCGTTTAGTCTTGCATTGGCGACCGGAAGCGCGAGCTCAGGTTGGCTTGTGATGTCGATTTTTTTCTTAGGAACGTTTCCCGCTCTTTTTTTGTTCGGAGTCGGTTTTCGAAACCTGCTCGTTAATCTTCCGCAGAGTATCATTCGTTACGGAGGGATCGTCATCGTCTTTGTCGGAATTTCGATGATTTTCTTTAGACTCGGACATTCGCACTCCGAACACGAACATTCTCCGAATTCTCACTCGATGGAAGAACATTCTTCTCCGAAAGAGGATCATTCTCATCATCATTAG
- a CDS encoding DUF342 domain-containing protein, whose translation MSDSLKNFTDFLLKDLEENENAFFKIENEDGLAYLSVFPAGKKGKSLDSKEILRRIELFRISEISHTIIKDLVLKSDGLPHLIGKWPGKPESSRIEIDISEDKMKAFITFHPPKYGGKLLSSEQIQESIHLRGISYGVLQETIDRLSAEPEYGKKIQIAEGSAPIPGKNGDLRILFIHPAIPHLEEDEFGRVDFKNIQIIQSVAKDQKLAEKISPTPGKEGKNVFGEILPYEPGKEADWKLGANVRLSLDETTVHSLISGRPILDRQGTIRVDEVCHLENVDFSTGNVSFPGTIIVEGSIADGFTLETEGSIIVKKSVGKVFLKAAGDIVLSGGFMGRNGGLIESGADIYTRFVEQGKLISKNTIFIEEASMHSELVAGESVVIRGGRGELIGGTCVAGKAVICTKLGAIAETKTSVSVGIRPELLEDLEKLRSEVQKNQEILKKVELSLVKLNEDSQRRQLTAEEKESLPKLTAIKLKYSGILNNLLGQEQSMIMGFEPDKDSYVEVEQEIFPGVDIYPGKGKNFKVRLKEIPGPSFVFLGNDGNPQITKVRPKRLGILQEDP comes from the coding sequence ATGAGCGACTCTCTCAAGAATTTCACGGATTTTCTCTTAAAGGATCTGGAAGAAAACGAAAACGCATTCTTCAAAATTGAAAATGAAGACGGACTCGCCTATCTCTCCGTCTTTCCGGCGGGGAAAAAAGGGAAATCCCTCGATTCTAAAGAGATTCTAAGAAGAATCGAACTCTTTCGGATTTCGGAAATCTCTCATACCATCATCAAAGACCTAGTCCTCAAATCCGACGGACTTCCTCATCTCATCGGAAAATGGCCCGGAAAACCGGAAAGTTCCCGAATTGAGATCGATATCTCAGAAGATAAGATGAAAGCTTTCATCACCTTTCATCCTCCGAAATACGGCGGAAAACTTTTGAGCTCCGAGCAGATCCAAGAATCCATTCATCTGAGAGGAATTTCTTACGGTGTTTTGCAAGAAACCATCGATCGTCTTTCCGCGGAACCCGAATACGGAAAAAAAATACAGATCGCGGAAGGCTCGGCTCCAATCCCGGGTAAGAATGGAGATCTCAGAATTCTTTTCATACATCCGGCGATTCCTCATCTCGAAGAAGACGAGTTTGGAAGAGTCGATTTTAAAAATATTCAAATTATCCAAAGCGTAGCCAAGGATCAGAAGCTCGCCGAAAAAATATCACCGACTCCCGGAAAGGAAGGCAAGAATGTCTTTGGAGAAATTCTTCCTTACGAACCCGGAAAAGAAGCGGATTGGAAACTCGGAGCAAACGTTAGACTCTCATTGGATGAAACCACAGTTCATTCGCTCATCAGCGGAAGACCGATCCTTGATCGACAAGGAACGATCCGCGTAGACGAGGTCTGTCATTTAGAGAACGTAGATTTTTCCACCGGAAACGTGAGCTTCCCCGGAACGATCATCGTGGAAGGTTCGATCGCAGACGGATTTACGCTGGAAACCGAAGGTTCCATCATCGTAAAAAAATCGGTAGGCAAGGTTTTTCTCAAGGCAGCCGGGGACATCGTTTTGTCTGGCGGTTTTATGGGAAGAAACGGTGGTTTGATAGAATCCGGAGCCGATATCTACACTCGCTTCGTGGAACAAGGAAAACTCATTTCTAAAAATACGATCTTTATCGAAGAGGCTTCCATGCACTCCGAACTCGTCGCAGGAGAATCCGTAGTTATTCGAGGTGGAAGAGGAGAATTGATCGGAGGAACCTGCGTCGCCGGAAAAGCGGTCATCTGTACCAAGTTAGGCGCCATCGCGGAAACTAAAACTTCAGTATCCGTCGGGATCCGTCCCGAACTTTTGGAAGATTTGGAAAAACTACGCTCCGAAGTTCAGAAGAATCAGGAGATTCTTAAAAAAGTGGAACTGAGTCTTGTAAAACTCAACGAAGATTCTCAGAGAAGACAACTCACTGCGGAAGAAAAGGAAAGTCTTCCCAAACTCACTGCGATCAAACTGAAATATTCAGGAATTCTAAATAACTTACTCGGCCAAGAACAATCCATGATTATGGGTTTTGAACCCGACAAGGATTCTTACGTCGAGGTGGAACAGGAAATATTTCCGGGTGTGGACATCTACCCTGGAAAGGGAAAAAATTTCAAGGTTCGTCTCAAAGAAATTCCGGGCCCCTCCTTTGTATTTCTTGGAAACGACGGAAATCCTCAGATCACAAAGGTAAGACCAAAACGTCTTGGAATTCTCCAAGAAGATCCCTGA